The DNA region CCTGAACGCGCCCAACGTCCTGACGCTGCTTCGGATTCTCGCGATCCCGGTGGTGGTGGTCATCCTTCTCCCGCCCGCGGGCAGGGAGATCTCCTTCGCTCGTTCCGTGGGGGCGTTCATCCTGTTCGTCGTCGCCACGATCACCGACCTCTTCGACGGCTACATCGCCCGGCGCTACAAGATGGTCACCACCCTTGGGAAGCTGCTGGATCCGTTGGCCGACAAGCTGCTCGTGTGCGCCGCGATGATCATGCTCATCCCGCCGGGCAGGGTCCCCGCGTGGATGGCGGTCATCGTGGTCGCCCGGGAGATCGGCGTCACGGCGCTGCGCGGGGTGGCTTCCACGCAAGGGGTGATCATCGCCGCCTCGAAATTGGGGAAGGCGAAGACGCTGCTCCTGAATATCGGGGTCGCGGCCCTCATCCTCCATTTCCCGATCCTCGGGTTCCCCGTACACGGTATCGGGATGGTGTTCCTGAGCGGCGGGCTGGTCCTCACCGCCTGGTCCGGGCTCGACTACTTCTTCCGTTTCGTGGGGGAGATCTTCAAGCGGTAACACGGCTCCTTTTCTTGACAAGCTGCGCGCGGTTCGCCTACAATCGACGTTCATTATGCGGGCGTAACTCAGTGGTAGAGTGCGACCTTGCCAAGGTCGAAGTCGCGAGTTCAAATCTCGTCGCCCGCTCCATCCTCCTTCGCTCCTTCGGAGCTTCGGTGGATACCCCTCCTTCGCCCCTTCGGGGCTACGGAGGGTAGCCCTGCGTAGCTCCGAAGGAGCGAAGCAGGGCATCCCGCAATCAGGACCCCCGGCGCTTCGCGAAGCGGCCGGGGGTTTTTCGTAAAGGAGGTCCCGTTGGCGGCGCTGTCCAGGGAAGGGCGCAGGGAGCGGGTCGGCTGGTACTTTTACGATTTCGCGAACTCGGCCTTCAGCACGGCGGTGGTCACGGTGTTCATGGGGCCGTACCTGACCTCCATCGCCCATGTCGCCTCGGATCCCGCGGGGTATGTCCATCCTCTCGGTATCCCCGTGCTGGCCGGGTCGTTCTTCCCGTACGTCGTCTCCCTCTCCGTGCTCGTCCAGGTCCTCCTCCTGCCGTTGCTGGGGGCGATCGCCGACACCTCCCGCCGGAAGAAACCGATGCTGTTCCTCTTCGCATACGCGGGAGCGGCGGCGACGGCGGGGCTCTATTTCCTCGAAGGGACGCGGTACCTGCTGGGCGGGGGGCTCTTCCTGCTGGCCAACGTCTGCTTCGGGGCCTCGGTGGTCTTCTACAACGCCTGGCTGCCGGAGATCGCGCCTCCGGAGGACCGGGACGCCGTCTCCTCCGTGGGGTGGGCGCTCGGGTACCTCGGGGGCGGGATCCTCCTCCTCCTGGACCTGGTCCTCTTTTCCCACGCGGCGGACTTCGGCCTGACGGGCGGAGAGGCGGTCCGGATCAGCCTCGCCTCGGCGGGGGCGTGGTGGGCCGTCTTCTCCCTCCTGCCGCTCGTCACGATGCGACGCAGGGGAGCCGCCCGGCCGCTTCCTCCGGGGGAGGGGCTCCTGGGAACGGGATTTCGTCAGTTGCGGCGCACATTCGCGGAGGCGAAGGGTCACCCGCAGCTTCTCCTGTTCCTTGGTGCCTACCTGCTGTACAACGACGGGATACAGACGGTGATCGCCCTCTCGTCCCAGTTCGGCCAGGAGGAGCTCGGCCTTCCCGTCTCCACCCTGACCACGGCGATCCTGATGGTTCAGTTCGTCGCCTTTTTCGGGGCCCTGCTCTTCAACGCGTTCGCGAAGAGGGTGGGGGCGAAGGCGGCGGTGGCGATCAGCCTCGTCCTGTGGACGGGGACGCTCGTCTACGCCTACGCCGGGCTTAGGGATGCGGCCGGGTTCTACGCGATGGCGGCGTGCGTGGCCGTCGTCCTCGGCGGGAGCCAGGCGCTTTCCCGGTCCCTCTTTTCGCGGATGATCCCGGTCGGGCGGGAGGCGGAGTACTTCTCCCTGTACGAGGTGAGCGAGCGGGGGACGAGCTGGCTGGGGCCCCTCTTCTTCGGCCTGGCACTGCAGTTCACCGGAAGCTATCGCGTCGCGATCCTCTCGCTCGCGGTCTTCTTCATCGCGGGGCTCGCCTTGCTGCTGCGCGTCGACGTCGCCCGCGCCGAGGCGGAAGCCAACGATTACTGTCCCAGGTAGGAAGCTTTTATCCTCGGCTCCTGGAGCAGTTCTTTCGAGGGGCCCGAGAGGGCGATCGTCCCCGTCTCGAAGACGTAGGTGTAGGAGGAGACCTTCATCGCCTGCTTCACGTTCTGCTCGACGAGCAGGATGGTGGTCCCGGTAGCGTTGATCTCGCGGATGATCTTGAAGATGTCGGCCACCACGAGCGGCGCGAGGCCGAGGGTGGGCTCGTCGAGCAGCAGGAGTTTCGGCGCGGACATCAACGCGCGTGCGATCGCCAGCATCTGCTGCTCGCCGCCCGAAAGCGACCCACCGAGCTGATCCGCCCGCGATTTCAGGACCGGGAACCGCTCCATCACGCGATCCATGTCCAGCAAAGCCTTCTTCGAATCGCGCCGCGTGAACGCCCCCATCTCGAGGTTCTCGCGAACCGTCATCCGGGAGAGAATCGCCCGCCCTTCGGGGACCAACGCGATGCCGCGCCGCACGATCTTGTGGGAGGGAAGGCCGGTGATCTTCTCGCCGAGGAACGAGACCGTGCCGGAGCGCGGCCGAAGGGCCCCCGCGATCGTCTTCATCAGCGTGGTCTTCCCGGCCCCGTTCGCCCCGATGATGGCGACGACGCTTCCCCCGGGAACGTCGATGGAGATCTCCCTCAGGGCGGGGATGTTGCCGTAAAACGTCTCGATGCCCCGGACCTCAAGCATCGGCGTTCCCTTCCGAGGCGCCGAGGTACGCCTCGATCACCTGCGGGTCGTCCTGGACCTCCGCCGGAGTCCCTTCCGCGATCTTCCGGCCGAAGTTGAACACCACCAGCCGGTCGCACGCCTTCATCACGAGCGACATGTCGTGCTCGATCAGCAGGATCGTCACGCCCAGCGACTGTACCCGCTTGATGAGGCGAAACACCTCCTGCGTCTCGGCGTCGTTCATCCCCGCCACCGGCTCGTCGAGCAGCAACAGGCGGGGCTCCGCCGCCAGCGCCCGGGCGATCTCGAGCCGCCGCTGGTAGCCGTAGGGGAGACTCCCCGCCGTCTTCTCCCCGTCGGCTCCGGAGAGCCCGACGAGGTCGAGCAGCTCCCGCGTTTTCCCGCGGATCCCCTGTTCCTCCCGGCGCTCTCCTCCGGTGTGCAGCACGCCCCGCCAGACGCCGGCCCCGCTCCGGCAATGTCTCCCGACCATGACGTTCTCCTCGACGGTCATGGTGGAGAAGAGGCGGATGTTCTGGAACGTCCGCGTGACGCCCCGCCTCGTGATCGCGTGCGGAGGGAGACCGCTGATCCGCTTCCCGTCGAAGACGACCTCCCCCGCGGTCGGCGGGAAGACGGCGGTGATCACGTTGAAGAGCGTCGTCTTTCCGGCGCCGTTCGGGCCGATGACCCCGACGATCTCTCCCGGGCAAACGTCGAAGGAGATCCCGGAGAGGGCGGCGAGTCCGCCGAACGATTTCCCGATCCCCCGCAGGGAAAGGAGGGCGCTCATTGCGCGCCGCCGTTCCGTTTCCGGCGGAAGAATCGCAGCAGGGGCGGGTCGATCACGCCCTGGGGCCGGAAGATCATCATCGCCACCAGGAGGACGCCGTACAGGATATACCGGTAATCGCTGATGAACCGGAGGGCCTCCGGCATGATCGTGAGGAAGGCCGCCCCGAAGACGGGGCCGAAGATGTGCTCGCTCCCGCCGAAGACGGCGAACACGAGGATCTCCACCGCCCGGTGGTACGTGAAGTCCCCGGGGCTCACGTACGACGTGGAGTGGGCGAACAACGCCCCGGCGAACCCGGAGAGCAGCGCCCCCTGCGAGAAGGCCAGCACCTTGTAGTACGTGATGGGGATCCCTGCCGCCTCGGCGGCGCTTTCGTCCAGACGGATGGCGGCGTATGCACGGCCGACCCGGGAGCGGGAGAGGCGCAGGAAGAAGGTGACCGTCAGGACGGTGCTGAAGAGAAGGATCAGGAACACCGTCAGGGAGATGAACTGGTTTGCTTGCAGCCCCAGCGATTCGGGGGAGAACCCCCGGTCGCTCGCCCAGGCGAGGATCACGCGCCCCATCTGCGGGATCGCCGCGACCCCCACGGCGCCGCCCGTCAGCGACTCCCAGTTGATGAGGACGGCCCGGAGAACCTCGCCGAACCCGAGCGTGGCGATGGCGAGGTAGACGCCGGAAAGCCGCAGGGCCGGGATGCCGACCAGGATCCCCGCGACGCCCGCGAGGAGGCTCCCGGCAAGGATCCCCACGGGGATCGGGACCTGGTGCTGCGTGGAGAGCAGGGCGGCGGTGTACGCCCCGAGGCTCATGAACCCGGCGTTGCCCAGCGAGAGCTGCCCGGTGGAAAGGGTGACGTAGATGCTCACGCCGAGGATGGCGTTGATCAGGACGAACGACGCCACCTGCAGGTGGTACGGGTTCAGCCACTCCATCGGCATCCTTACCGCTTCGCCTCGGCGGGCGCCACCCCGAACAGACCCTGCGGCTTGAGGAGAAGGACGACGATGATGAGGACGAAGGCGATCGCGTCCCGGTACCCGGAGGAGCCGTAGGCGACCATGAACGTCTCGGAGAGCCCGAGAATCAACCCCCCGGCCATGGCGCCGTAGACGCTTCCCATGCCGCCGAAGATGATGATCGCGAGCCCCTTTAGCCCCATGGAGAGCCCCATCTGGTTGTTGATGTAGTTGAACGCCATCCCCACCAGCACCCCGGCGACCCCGCCCATCGCCGAGGCGATGACGACGGTGGCGGTGATCATCCGGTTCGTGTCCACCCCCAGCAGGCCCGCCGTTTCCAGATTTTCCGCGGTGGCGCGCAGTGCCTTCCCCAAGCGCGAGCGCGACAGCCAGAGCGCGAGGCCCACCATGAGGAGCAGCGAGATGACCAGGATCACCACCTGGACCAGGTAGATCGTCAGCGGGCCGATCTTGAAGCTGATCTCCGCGAAAGGGGTCTCGAACAGGTGGTTCCCGGCCCCGAAGAGTTTGTGCGCCAGGTTCTCCAGCAGGATGGAGACGCCGATCGTGCTGATCATGGAGGCGAGGTGCGACGCGCCGCGGCGCGTGCGCAACGGGCGGAGCGCGAACCGCTCGAGCAGAAGGCCCATCGCGGCCGTCGACACGATCGCCGCGAGAAAGGCCACGGGGAGAGGGGCGCCCGCCTTGGTGACGACGAGCAGGCCGACGAACGACCCGAACATGAAGATCTCCCCGTGGGCCATGTTGATGATGTCGAGGACTCCGAAGACGAGCGTGTACCCGAGCGCGACGATCGCGTAGATGCTGCCCTGGGTGATGCCGTTGATCAGTTGCTCGAGGAACACGCCCGCCTCCGAAGCCCTTTACGTCCGGTTCAGTTGAAGATCGCGAACTTTCCGCCCTTGACGATCAGGACGTTCGGCTGCATCACCACGTCGCGCTCTGCGTCGAAGGAGAACTTGCCGAGAACTCCCTGGAAGTTCTTCGTCGTCGCGAGCGAGTCGCGCAGCTTCGCACGATCCGCCGTTCCCGCCGCCTTCAGCGCGTTCGTCATGATGTAGTAGGCGTCGTACGCCTGGGCCGCGAACTGGTCCGGCTTCTTCCCGTACGCCTTCTGGTACTTCGCCACGAACGCCTTCACCTTCGGGTCGTTCTTGTCGCCGAACCAGGGGGTGGCCACGATCAGCCCCTCCGCCGCGCCCTTGGCGATCTCGATGACCTTCGGCGAGTTGAAGCCGTTCCCGCCGACGAACGGGACCTTCAGCCCCATCTTCCGCGCCTGCGCGAGGATGACTCCCCCCTCGTTGTACAGGGCGGAGCAGAAGACCGCGTCGGGCTTCAGCGACGCGATCTTGGTCAGCTGCGCCTTGTAATCGGCCTGCCCCTTCTGGAACTCCTCGACCGTCAGGATCTTCAGCTTCATCTTCTCGGTCACGGCCTTCATCGTATCGAACCCGGACTTCGTGAACACGTCGTCGTTCCCGTAGAGGAGCGCGACCTTCTTGATGTGGTACTTCTTCACCGCCGCGCCGATCGACGCCGGGATCGCCTGGGACTCTGGCATCGAGTTGCGGAAGACGAACTTCCCGATCTGGGTGATCCCCGCCGCCGTGTTGGAGGTCCCCATGATCGGCACGCCGCTCGCGTTCGCCTCGGGACCGACGACCTTCATCTCGGTGGAAAGGGTCGGACCGAGGATCGCCACGACCTTCTCCGAGTTGATGAGTTTCTGCGCCGCGGACAGGGCCTGCTCCGCCTTTCCGGTCGAGTCCTCGATCTTGAGGTCGATGTCGACCTCGCCCTTCGCGTTGACCTCGTCCCTTGCGAGCTTGAAGCCGTTCGTGATCGCCTCTCCGTAGGCCGCGCCGGCGCCGGTGATGATGGAGATGACGCCGATCTTCGCCTTGATCGGCGGAGCCGAAGGCTTCGCCGCGGGCTTCGCCTTCTGCGCGCCCATGAACACGAGCGCGAAGAGGAGCGATGCGATGACGGAAAGCACACGCAGGTTCCTTTTCATGCAGATCCTCCTTGGAAGATGTGTTAATATCACACTTTATCGGCCGGTTACCGGTACGTCAAGAAATGCCTCCCCCGGATGCGGTTTCTTTTGTATATCCTTCGTCAACGAAGCGCGGCGAGGGCCCTGAGACGGTCCCAGTCATGGTCCACATCCGCCTGTATCCGGACGATTCCGGCGGGCGACAGATGGGAGAAACGCCCCTGGGTCTTCAGGTACTCGTCCACGAGGTACCCCTTCGTCTCGGGGTTCAGGGTGTACCGCTCGCCGTCCTCGATTTCGTACAGGGGAAAGACGCGCGACTGGACGGCCATCCGGGCCATCCGGACGCTCGCCTCGCTCGGGATCTTCCATCCCGTCGGACAGGTGGCGTAGATGTGGAGGAACCGGGCGCCATGGATCTTCGCGGCTCTTTGCACCTTGCGCACGAGGTCCTCGGGATACGCGATCGAGGCCGTCGCCGCGTAGGGGATCCGGTGCGCCGCGAGGATCTGCAGGATGTTCTTCTTCCGGACGTTCTTCGGTGCGCCCGGTGGGGTGGTGGTCGTCGAAACGCCGTACGGGGAGGACGACGAAGCCTGCACCCCCGTGTTCATGTACGCCTCGTTGTCGTAGCACACGTAGAGGATGTCGTCGTTTCGCTCCGCCGCCCCGGACAACGCCTGGAGGCCGATGTCGAAGGTTCCGCCGTCGCCGGCCCAGGAGACGACCGTGGTCTCCGTGTCGCCCTTCATGTCGAGGGCCGCCCGGATCTCCTGCGCGAAGATGCCTCCGAACCCGAAGGAGATGTTCCGGTCGACCACCGCGACCCGCTCGTAGGCGCCCAGCATCCTGCGGACCTCGTCCAGGGGAAACGGACGGAACAGCTTGAGCTTCACCAGGTCCGCTTCGACGCCCTGCTCCGACAGCCGCGAAAGGGTGGCGCGCGCGGTCCCGGTCGCGGAACCGGTCGTGACCACGGCGAGCGGCGCCACGCTTCCTTCCCTCGCGAGGACGACTTCGCAGATCCCGTACGAGCGGCCGAACGCGAGGCCGAACGCCTCGTCGATCTCCCGGTAGACCTCAATTCCCGTCTCCATGGCCCGCTGCATCTTGTAGCGGAATTCCGTGTAGACTTCCGGCGGCGTGAGCTGGCAGAAGGCCCTCGGATCGTCCGGGTCCAGCACGTCTACCGGTCGCCAGGGGGGGAGGAAGGCGTCCACGTCCTCCTGCGAAGGGATGTCCACCGGCTCGCACGTGTGGGAGAGGAAGAACGCGTCCATCGCCACCATCACCGGCAGCCGGACCGTCTCGGCGAGACGATACGCGATCAGGACCGTGTCCAGGACCTCCTGCACGTCCTCGCAGTAGAGCTGGATCCATCCCGTGTCCCGCTGGGAGAGCGTATCGGTCTGGTCGGCCCAGATGTTCCACCCCGGCGCCATGGCGCGGTTCACGTCGGCGAGGACGATGGGAAGCCGCGCCCCCGCGGCCCAATGGAGCATCTCGTGCATCAGCGCGAGCCCCTGGCTGGAGCTGGCGGTGAACGTGCGCGCCCCGGTGGCGGCCGCCCCGATCACGGCGGCCATCGCGGAATGCTCGCTCTCCACGCGGAGGAACCGCGCGTTCATCTTCCCGGAGACGATCCGTTCCGCCAGCCGCTCCACGATGTGCGTCTGGGGGGTGATGGGGTAGGCGCTGACGACCTGGGCGCGCGCCAGCTCCACGGCGGTGCTCACCGCGTAACTTCCCTCGAGGACCCGTTTCATCCCGGCTCCTCCTCGAGAACCATGGCGTTCCGTGGACACTCCACGACGCAGACGCCGCACCCCTTGCAGTAGTCGTAGTCGATCTCGCGCCGGTTCGTCCGCGCGTCACGCAGCACGGCGATATCGGGGCAGAAAAGGTAGCAGTTGTCGCACTGGTCGCACAGCCCGCAATGGAAGCAGCGTTCCGCCTCCCGGAGGGCCATCGACCCGGAAATGCGCATCCTCACCTCGTCGAAGCCCGTCCGTCGCTCGTCGAGCGTGACGCGGGGGCGTGCCTTGCGCTCCAGCGACTCGAAGTAGATCGCGTTGATCTCCTCGAAGCGGACCACGTGGTCCTGTCGTTTCCCCCGGTCCCCCCCCCCGGTACCGGTTCATGGAGAGGGCGCCCTTCTCCCCGATGCGAATGCCGGGGAGGATCCGTTCGGGGGCGACTCCCCGGAACGAGGCGTCGATGACCACGGCCGCTTCCTTCCCCGAGGCGATCGCGGTCACGACGGTCTTCGCGTCGTTCACGAGGTCTCCCCCGAGGAAGACCGGGGTCCGCCCCTTCCATGCTCCTTCGGGAAGAAGACGCAGGTGCGGTCCGATCGAAACGGTGCGGGACGGGTCGGCCGATTCCCGGGGCAGACCCTCCGAATGGGAAGCTCCGACGGCGGAGAAGACGGCGGACACCTTCATCGTCACCGGGGGTTCCCCCGAGGGGACAACCCGGGCGCGTGCCTTGCCTTCCCCTTCGACGGACCGCATCGGCGTGAGCTCGAGTTCCAGCAGGCCGTCCCCGGCGGTCCGAATGCGCGAAGGGGAGAGAAGGGTACGGGACGGGATCCCTTCCTCGCGGACTTCCTCGACCTCCTCGGGAAGGGCGGGCATGTCCCCGATGCGGCGGCGGTAGACGATCTCCGGGTGCGATCCGAGGCGGAGGAGCGTTCGCGCCACGTCCATCGCCGTGTCTCCCCCGCCGATGACCGCGACGCTTCCCTCGAAGGAGGGGCGCTCTCCCCGGCGGACCGCTTCGAGCAGGGCGAGGCCGTCCCGGGCCGATTCCTCTCCCGGCACCCCCAGAGGCACCGGGGTCCAGTCTCCGATCGCGAGGTACACGGCGTCGAAGCGGGAAAGTTCCGCCCACGTCAAATCGTGGCCGAGGCGGCGTTCCGGGAAAAAGCGGACGCCGTCCGACAGGATCAATCCCACCTCCCACGAAAGAGCGTCCTTCGGAAGACGGTACTCGGGGATCGCGTAGCGGAGCATGCCGCCGGCCTCTTCTCTCGCGTCGAACAGGTCGACGGCGTGTCCGAAGCGGCGAAGGAAGTACGCGGCGGAGAGCCCCGCGGGGCCGGCGCCGACCACGGCGATCCGTTTCCCCGTTGCGGATGCGGCCACCGGCGGGGGGGTGATTCCCTGTTTCCACGCGTGATCGGCGAGGAACCGCTCCAACCCGTTGATCGAAATCGGTTCGTCGTACTCCTTCCGGTTGCACGATCCCTCGCACGGGTGGAAGCAGACCCGCCCGCACACCCCCGGAAGCGGGTTTTCCTCCCGCAGGCGCAACCAGGCTTCCTCGAAGGCGCCTTGTGCCAGGAGGATCTCGATCTTCAGGATGTCTTGTCCCACGGGACACGCTTCGCTGCAGGGGGCCGTTTTGTCGAGGTAGCGGGGGCGCAGGAACCGCCAGGATCCAGTTCGGTTCCACGCCATCGTCCCGGAGGACTGCGACATGAGCGGGAGCCTGGATGCGGTCGCGCAGGTTGGCCCGGTCATCGGGCAACCTCCGCCGCTGCGCCCGGGATCGTCACGCTTTCAAAGGCCTCGCGGGCGGCGGCCACGTTTTCCTCCCGGTGTGAGGGGACTTCCTGGCGGATGGCCTCGCACACGGCGTCGACCGGGACGAGACCCGTGGCGCGCGCGAACGCCCCGAGGATCGCGGTGTTCACGATCGGGTGGGTTCGGGATCCCAGGGTATGACGCAGCGCGATCCGGCCGGCATCCACGGTGAATACCCGGAAGGATTCGAAGGCCTCGAGGGTCGAAGGAACATTCCCGGTGTTGATGAGCAGCGTCCCCCCGGGCTTCAGGCCCCTCGTCACGGCCGCGATCTCGACGAGGGTCGCGTCCAGAACGACGACGTGATCCGGCGTGTAGACGTTGGTCCGCAGGAGGATCTTCCGGTCGTCGATCCGAGTGTACGTCTCCACGGGGGCCCCGCGCCGCTCCACGCCGAAGGACGGAAAGGCCTGCACGTATTTTCCGTCGAGGAAGCACGCCACCGCGAGGACGCTCGAGGCCACCACGGCCCCCTGCCCGCCGCGCCCGTGGAATCGAACCTCGATCACGCCGTCAGCCCTTTCCGCCGGTGTAGACCATGACGAGGGCCTTGGCCGGATCGGCGCCCACGGCGCGGAACGCGTGGGATACGTCCGAATCGAAGTAGAGGCAGTCTCCCTGCTTGAGGAGTTCGAGGTCGTCCGGGGTTCGGAATTCGAGTTCCCCCTCGAGCAGGTACACGCATTCCTCGCCTTCGTGGGAGTAGAACACCATCTCCTTCTTCTCTATCACGCTGAACGTGACGAGGAGCGGATCGATATGCTTGCGGGATTTCCGGGTTTCGAGCAATTCGTAGGTGTAGCCGATTCCGCTGGCGTCATGGTGGGGTCGACGGTGGAACTTCTTCCGGTCGGACGCCCGGGTCAGCCCAACCTTGACCTCTTTCTCCTCCTCCCGGAAGAACCAGGCGATTCCCACGTCGAGCGCCCGGGCGATCTTGAGCAGCGTCGCCACCGGGGTCATCACGTGCCCGGTCTCCACCTGGGAAAGGAGCGGTATGGAAAGCCCGGTCCTGGAGGAGAGGTCCTGCAGCGTGAGCCGTTGTTTCCGGCGGAGCTCCCGGATCTTCGATCCGATCGCCAGCTCTTCTTCGGATTCCATCTTCGTCGGCATGTCATCCTCCGCGTGATCCGGATTCAGTTCGATCCTGACGCGAACGATCTTTCATGCCAATAAAATTATATTTAGCGATACGAAATGCCGGCTCCCTATTGGAGGAAAATTGCACCGGGCCGGATTTGTCGGACCCTGGCGGAGACCGCCTGCACAGCTCATATTGAAAAAGTTCAAACTGCCGATACGGGCAAGCCCGCTTTTTTCCCCTTCCTGACAAGATCGATGTCGAAGGAATGAAACGATTCAACCGTTCCGCATCCTGCGACGTGGAGCGCGTCGGCGAAATCGAGGCCATCGCGATACCAATCCAGCGCTTGGGCAACTTGAACGGATTGCTCGACCGACACGACAGGAAGTCCGAGGATCTGCGACATCGCATTCAGAATTGCCGCTCTCGGAAGCTCATAGGCCGCTCTGAGCACCCATTCCAGTTCCAGAAGAACCGTTTTCGGAACGTAAACGGAATCCGCTGCCGAGAGAAGTTTTACCGCCCGTTTGGCCTGCACGGGATCGTCGTTCGTGACATACCGGACCCAGACGTTTGTGTCGACGGCGATCACGATCTTTTCCTCCCTCTCCATTCCTTCCGTATCGCCTGATCGACTTTCGAGTTCATTTTATCGAAGGGGATAACGGTCCCCTTGTATCCGGCGCAGCCCAATCCCTGCAGCAGTTCGGTTCCCGGGAACGAATGGGCAGGGCGAATGAGGATTCCCTCGGCGGAATCTTCGACGACCAGCCGGGTTCCTGCCTTCCATCGGTGTGCATCCCGAATCGGCTTCGGAATCACGATCTGTCCCTTGCTCGATAGTGTCGCGGTTTCCACGGGCGCCTCCAATAGGTAAGATCAGGTAAGATTATGATAGCGCATCATCTCCCGAGTCGCAAATCCGGTCGAACCGGTCGAGCGAGGGCATGACACGCGCTTCCGGAAAGGATGGGGGGGGTAGCGGGACGCGATTATAAGAACCACGATGGCGTTGAGATAAGCGAGGAAATGCGGAAGCTTCGTGCGCGAGAAAGGAAACCGAGCCCGGCGCCCATGTCCGGGGAGAGCGAATCTCTGAGGTCGTAAATTGCGACCTCAGACCCGGCCACGGGCGGTATCGGAAATACCTTCCTTGCGTTTTCAAGGAACAGGGAGTGGCGATGCGCTCCTCTGTCATGTGCCCGCGATGGAGTCTTCAGGGACCGGATCCTGCGCTTGTGCATCACCCATCGCGTCCTTGATATAAGTCGGAGTGCCGCAGGTGCCAGTCGAAGTTCCCGATGTATTTCGACGTCAGGTCCGGATCGCCCCGGATCACAAGGATGTTCTCTGCGTTCTTCTCCTCCGCCGCCTTCGTGAAGTTGAAGCTCCCCGTGATCACGCATTCGCGGTCGATGACCATGATCTTGTTGTGGGCGATCGGCGCGGAGGAGAAGGAGTACGCCTGGACCAGCACCTCGGCACGAGCGTGCCGAATCTCCGAGATGATCGCCTCCGTTCCCCCTCCCTTGGGGGAGAAGTAGAGGCGTATGGAAGGCCCGGCGGAAGTTTCTGACGTGGCTGCAGCAGGAAAGGCACAATAGATTGAAAGAGTGGCGAGAAGGGCGAGAACAACTCGAGCGGAGGAATTTCGGAGATTGGGCATGATGATAAATCCGGACAGAATTTCTTTTGTGGCGGTTCCGGAAATCCCATCCCTTCCCATTGACCGAATGGTACAATTCGGACATTAAGGGGAAGGGAGGCCGATATGCCGAAGATGGCGACAAGCGAGGCGCGGGACAACTTCACCGAACTGATCAACCGGGCCGCGTACAGCGGCGAAAGGACCGTCATCCGCCGGCGCGGAAAGGGAATGGCGGCGATCGTCCCGATGGAGGACTTCGACCTGCTGGAGAAGGTGGAGGACCTTATCGACCGCGACCTGTTGAAGAAGGCGCGGGTGGAGGTTCGGAAGAAGGGGACGATCCCGTGGGAGAAGGTGAAGGCGGACGCGGGCCGGTAGATGGCGGAGGCTCAAACCGAAGATTGACGCGTTCGCCGATAATGCACGTCCCCACGGGGCGCGGAAGATCGAAGGAGAGCAAAGCGCGTACCGCGTCCGCGTCGGGGATTACCGGATCGTGTACGAGGTGCGCGACCGCCCGTTGCTCATTCTCATAATGAACGTCGGGCATCGTCGGGAAGTTTACCGGCGGACCTGACGACTTTCCGGGGTAGGGTCGGATTTATTTGTACAGTGTTGTACCTCGTTGTTTTTGTTCGGTAGGACGGGGTGTCTGGCCCTCCCGTTTTTGTACCTGTTTGTGCCTGCCATGCGGTGTCTGGGGCGCCATTCACAACACAGAGCTCCGATCGAGTCGAGTATACTGATATTCATGGTGGCATCGACTGAAAATTTGTCCGGATTCTG from Deltaproteobacteria bacterium CG2_30_66_27 includes:
- a CDS encoding CDP-diacylglycerol--glycerol-3-phosphate 3-phosphatidyltransferase, with product MTSDSRLNAPNVLTLLRILAIPVVVVILLPPAGREISFARSVGAFILFVVATITDLFDGYIARRYKMVTTLGKLLDPLADKLLVCAAMIMLIPPGRVPAWMAVIVVAREIGVTALRGVASTQGVIIAASKLGKAKTLLLNIGVAALILHFPILGFPVHGIGMVFLSGGLVLTAWSGLDYFFRFVGEIFKR
- a CDS encoding MFS transporter yields the protein MAALSREGRRERVGWYFYDFANSAFSTAVVTVFMGPYLTSIAHVASDPAGYVHPLGIPVLAGSFFPYVVSLSVLVQVLLLPLLGAIADTSRRKKPMLFLFAYAGAAATAGLYFLEGTRYLLGGGLFLLANVCFGASVVFYNAWLPEIAPPEDRDAVSSVGWALGYLGGGILLLLDLVLFSHAADFGLTGGEAVRISLASAGAWWAVFSLLPLVTMRRRGAARPLPPGEGLLGTGFRQLRRTFAEAKGHPQLLLFLGAYLLYNDGIQTVIALSSQFGQEELGLPVSTLTTAILMVQFVAFFGALLFNAFAKRVGAKAAVAISLVLWTGTLVYAYAGLRDAAGFYAMAACVAVVLGGSQALSRSLFSRMIPVGREAEYFSLYEVSERGTSWLGPLFFGLALQFTGSYRVAILSLAVFFIAGLALLLRVDVARAEAEANDYCPR
- a CDS encoding ABC transporter ATP-binding protein, yielding MLEVRGIETFYGNIPALREISIDVPGGSVVAIIGANGAGKTTLMKTIAGALRPRSGTVSFLGEKITGLPSHKIVRRGIALVPEGRAILSRMTVRENLEMGAFTRRDSKKALLDMDRVMERFPVLKSRADQLGGSLSGGEQQMLAIARALMSAPKLLLLDEPTLGLAPLVVADIFKIIREINATGTTILLVEQNVKQAMKVSSYTYVFETGTIALSGPSKELLQEPRIKASYLGQ
- a CDS encoding ABC transporter ATP-binding protein, coding for MSALLSLRGIGKSFGGLAALSGISFDVCPGEIVGVIGPNGAGKTTLFNVITAVFPPTAGEVVFDGKRISGLPPHAITRRGVTRTFQNIRLFSTMTVEENVMVGRHCRSGAGVWRGVLHTGGERREEQGIRGKTRELLDLVGLSGADGEKTAGSLPYGYQRRLEIARALAAEPRLLLLDEPVAGMNDAETQEVFRLIKRVQSLGVTILLIEHDMSLVMKACDRLVVFNFGRKIAEGTPAEVQDDPQVIEAYLGASEGNADA
- a CDS encoding branched-chain amino acid ABC transporter permease; translation: MPMEWLNPYHLQVASFVLINAILGVSIYVTLSTGQLSLGNAGFMSLGAYTAALLSTQHQVPIPVGILAGSLLAGVAGILVGIPALRLSGVYLAIATLGFGEVLRAVLINWESLTGGAVGVAAIPQMGRVILAWASDRGFSPESLGLQANQFISLTVFLILLFSTVLTVTFFLRLSRSRVGRAYAAIRLDESAAEAAGIPITYYKVLAFSQGALLSGFAGALFAHSTSYVSPGDFTYHRAVEILVFAVFGGSEHIFGPVFGAAFLTIMPEALRFISDYRYILYGVLLVAMMIFRPQGVIDPPLLRFFRRKRNGGAQ
- a CDS encoding branched-chain amino acid ABC transporter permease, which translates into the protein MFLEQLINGITQGSIYAIVALGYTLVFGVLDIINMAHGEIFMFGSFVGLLVVTKAGAPLPVAFLAAIVSTAAMGLLLERFALRPLRTRRGASHLASMISTIGVSILLENLAHKLFGAGNHLFETPFAEISFKIGPLTIYLVQVVILVISLLLMVGLALWLSRSRLGKALRATAENLETAGLLGVDTNRMITATVVIASAMGGVAGVLVGMAFNYINNQMGLSMGLKGLAIIIFGGMGSVYGAMAGGLILGLSETFMVAYGSSGYRDAIAFVLIIVVLLLKPQGLFGVAPAEAKR